ATGTTCGAAATTACTTCTAGGATGATGTTATGTGGAGAGAAAATAAGTGATTATGATATGATCGAAAAAACTCTCTCCACGTTCCATCCTATAAATGTAATCCTGCAGCAACAGTACCGGGTGAATGGATATACCCGTTACTCGGAGTTGATGCAAGTCCTCCTTGTAGCGGAGCAGAATAATCAACTCGTGACTTTAAACCATCAAGCTCGTCCCACTGGATCTGCTCCATTCCCTGAAGCGAATGTTGCATCATCCAGTTATGATAATAGAAGAGGACGAAGTCGTGGACGTAGTGGAAACCGTTATTatggtcgtggaagaggacgaggaagaagatttcGTCCCTATgatgaaagaaataataaagactTCCACGAAAATGAAAGGAATGAAAATGGCCAGGATGATAAAAGGCAAACGGGAAAGGTTTGCTACAGATGCGGCATGAAAGGTCATTGGGTACGTAACTGTCGTACGCCAAAACATTTAGCCGATCTGTATAGAGAATCCCAAAAgggaaaagaaaaaggaagaggTGAAACAAACTTCATCTCTGATGAACCTGGGCCATCCTTTCATGGTTTGAACGATGATACTCATCTCAACGTATCAGACTTTCTGGTTGAGCCAAAGAGTATCGATGAGTGATGTAGATCGATGTGATATAAATAGACTGTATTATAGTATCTATATCTTTTGTTGTAAGATATATGTTATGTTTGTCATGtttgatgtttaataatatatgttttatgaatattttatattcagaaAATGCCAAACTTTGAGACTATGGATGGAGATTTGTGTTTGGCAGATAGTGCGTCAACGCACACGATAattaaagataagaaatatttcTCCAGTCTCAAAATAAGAAATTACGCTGGAAGCGTAAGTACAATATCTGGTAATGCAAAGATTATTATGGGCTCTGGAAGAGCGAAATTTTCAATGCCAGGGGGAACAATATTTGAAATAAGTGATGCATTGTATTCCCCGGAGTCTCATAGAAACTTATTAAGTTTTAAGGATATCCGAAGAAATGGATATCATATTGAGACTATGAGTAAAGATGGCATTGAATTTCTTTGCATTAAGTCCGAGAGGAAACATATATTGGAAGAGTTAAGAATGTTATCCTCTGGACTATATTGTACGAAAATAACCATGACTGAGTCCTATGCCGTGGTAAACATGAAGTTTACtgatacatttaaaatttgGCATGAGAGACTAGGACATCCTGGTTCAGTCATGATGAGAAAGATAGTGCAAAATTCGAATGGCCATCCGTTGAAAAACGGAAAAATTTTGCATACGGGCGAGTTTACATGTGATGCATGTTCTCAAGGAAAGCTTATAACTCGGCCATCACCAGCAAAAGTAGGCAATGAATCACCAATGTTTTTGGAAAGAATACATAGTGATATATGTGCGCCGATCCACCCACCGTGCGGGCCGTTTAAGTATTTCATGGTATTGATTGACGCATCTAGTAAATGGTCAAGTGTGTCTCTTTTGACGACACGAAATACGGCTTTCGCAAAGTTCATTGCACATATAATAAAGCTGAGAACGCAATTCTCAGAGTATGCCATTAAGAAAGTAAGgcttgataatgctggtgaattTACATCGCAAGCCTttgatgattattgtatgtcaaTGGGGATTGATGTGGAGCATCCAGTTCCCCATGTGCATAAACAAAATGGCATGGCCGAGTCATTGATAAAACGGCTGCAGTTGATTGTAAGACCGTTAGTCTTGAGAACGAAGCTCCCAAtttctgtatggggacatgctatatTGCATGCGGATGCACTGGTTCGGTTAAGACCGAGTGCATATCATAAGTACTCCCCATTACAATTGGCATCTGGGCAAGAGCCAGATGTATCCCATctccgtgtctttgggtgtgcggTCTATGTTCCGATAGCTccgccacaaagaacaaaaatgggCCCACAAAggagattgggaatatatgtggGTTATACGTCACCAAGTATAATAAGATATCTGGAACCAGTAACTGGTGATATGTTTACGGCAAGGTTTGCCGATTGCCATTTTAATGAGGATGAATTTTCAGCGTTAGGGGGAGGAATTGGTAAAATTCCTCAAGAGATTACATGGTGTACACCGTCGTTGTTACATCTTGATTCCCCTACGAATCAAAGAGAACTGGAAGTTcagaaaattgtgcatttgcataatttggcaaACCAGTTACCAGATGCGTTCACAGATACAAGAAGGGTGACGAACTCATGTATACCCgctgaaaatgttccatcaagagttgatgttcctaaagaacaaactgATGGAAATAAATTGAATGAACCTAgggttcagttaaagagggGGAGGCCAGCgggttctaaaaataaaaatccccgaaagaaaaagaaattggatGAGCAAAATAGTAAGGTTCGagaagaacctgatactgaaaaatgtctgaaagaaggcatagatAAAGATGGTCCAGATGACGAGAAGGGAACagaaaagtatgagatttccatcaactacgCCCGAGATGAAAAGATATGGATCAGGaataagataaaagatgttgatggaatgttctccttttatgtgtccaaagagatcgatcatgaaaatgatgatcccgATCCAAGGTCCATTTTAGAATGTCaaaaaagacatgattgggaggagtggaagaaggccattcaaattgaattactctccctgaataaaagaaatgtctttggacctataGTCATAACGACTGAAAATATAAATCATGTTGGGTTTAAGTGGGTATTCGTGAGAAAAGTTAATGAGAAGAATGAAGTAACACGATATAAAACCCGATTAGTTGTCCAAGGTTTTTCTCAGAGACTAggaattgattttgaggaaacgtattccccggtaatggatgcaattacgtttagatttttgatgagcctaacggcgtctaaaaatcttgaaatgcatctcatagacgttgtgactgcatatctgtatggatcgttggataatgatatatatatgaagctccctgagggattgaaaatgcctgaagcattgaaagaaaaatccaggaagatttgttcggtcaagttacagcgatcactttacggattaaagcaatccggacacatgtggtacaatcgcttaagtgaatatcttttgagtaaaggatatgtgaataatacgatatgtccatgcgtttttataaagaaatcgtcatctggctttgtgatcattgctgtatatgtagatgacctaaacataattggaactcaaaaggaggttgatgatgctcgaactcatatgaaagaggagtttgaaatgaaagatctcggcaagacaaagttttgtcttgggctccagatagagcatctccgagaagggatatttgtgcatcaatcaaactatacAAAAAGGTTATTGAAACGCTTTCGTATGGACAAAGCGACTcctttgagtactccaatgATTGGTAGATCTCTCAATGTTGAGAGTGATCCTTTTAGGCCCTGCGAAGATAGCGAGAAGATATTAGGTCCAGAAGTACCTTATATGAGTGCTATCGGTGGGCTGTTATATCTTGCAAACTGTACCAGACCAGATATAGCTTTTGCTACTAATCTACTGGCGAGATATAGTTCTGCTCCTACTCGCAGGCACTGGGACAGAATAAAGCATCTATTCCGTTATCTCCAAGGTACAATTAATTTGGGGTTAATGTATTTTAGAAAAcccgagtttggtatggttggttttgcagatgcaggatacttATCAGATCCTCATAAGGCTCGATCGTAAACCGGcaatgtttttataattagtgGAACTGCGATCTTTTGGCGGTCGCAGAAACAAACTCTGGTTGCGACTTCTTCGAATCATGCAGAAACTATTGCGCTTCacgaagcatgtcgagaatgtgtGTGGCTTCGGTCAATGAGTCACCACATACAAAAATCAAGCGGAATAGTCAACGAAAATGAGccgacgaaaatatttgaagacaATTCGGCGTGTGTCGCTCAACTTAAAGAAGACTACATTAAGAGTGACAGGACAAAGCACATCCCTCCGAGATTTTTCTCATACATACGGGAGcttgagaaaaataaagaagtggACATTGAGTATGTATGATCATGCGACAATCTGGCTGACTTGTTCACCAAGGCCCCTCCCACTACAATATTTCGAAAACACGTCTATGGTATCGGAATGCGGCATTTGCGTGACTTATGACAAAAAATCTATGTCTACTATTCTCAGGGGAAGATTACGGCAGTGTATTCTTTTTTCCttgtcatggtttttgtccaaatggatttttacttgactaggtttttaacgaggcactacgtaatataaaataaataatcaaggGGAGTGTTAAAGATAATGTTTGTGATTATCTATTTAGAAGATAAagtatattttcttcttttgtcttATTAGTCAAAGTCGGTCTTTGACTGATATTTATGACCGACtgatgttatattttaatatttctctGTCACTATAAATATGTACGTATCCTCTTGTTTATGAATACAACATCTGAAGTGAAAAAGCTACTCTCTCTCTTACAAAATTCTCTCTCTCGTTGTTTTCTTTTAGAAACGCAAAAACCCAAAACACAATAAACTCATATTACATCTCTCTCTCCCCGTCGCTGTCCACTCAACTTTTAATATAAGCCATTTAAAATAAAGCCATATATTTCCAACTCGTTTATAAAAGTTCAGTACTTTGTGTATTTCTTAGGCCTAGTATTTATCTCTGTATTGTTTTTTAAATGGAAATTATATctatattacaattttttttttggaactcatATCTATATTACaactattttacatattttgttgttttctttatcgAAATCACTTTTAGAGTAATCTAAAACAAAAGCTGTAGAAGATCCgtacagataaaaaaaatagaaggaaTAAACACTTATTTGAGAAGTAATGTAACTGATCGCGTTTGGTTCTCTAATCCTTCGGTGTTGCTTTACAATCTTTTTCTGTGTAAGGGTTTTTGTTCACAGCAAAAAAAATTGCTTTGCGTTTACCTGAGGAGctaacaaataaaacaatgtaaatttttatttatcattgaCGTGCTTTGTTTCTTGGCTTCTCTGTAGCGGATAACTCCGCAGACGGTGAGAAAGTAATCTAACATTCCAGTCACCGAGACATGATTCTTGAATATTAACCACCACTGCTACTGCACCTCTGGCATTTCCTAGCACTTGTCAAAGAGAACTTCACAATTCATTTACATTTGATTAGAGGTGGGCATGCGCATAATGATTTTAGACTGCAATGACAACAATGTCAATTTTTTCCAATTAATGTTAAGAAAATAAACTGAGTCTAGCTTCATGATTAGTCTGGAAGCTCACAAATTGTAAAGCAGTGTGCGAGTCAAATTGTAAGTAGACCATAAGACAAAGAAccaaattagaagaaaaaagagtCTGGACAAAAACACTCACATCACTTAACTTCAAGCAATCTAGATGATTGTGTGATGTAAATTATTGAATATTATTATCTCACCTTGTCATCTCCCCTCCTAAACTTCCCCGCCAGCTGTAAATATAGGTGTTGCACTCTTGCAAGCTTCCTCACAATTTTGTGGGGCTTAATAACTACCTTGTTACATATAAGACTACAGAGAGCagaaaaagaataataagaaaagTGTCAATCATAATTGTTGTACCAGTTCACTACATTTGTTAAAGAGCCATAATTCAAGTAAATGTAGACAAAGATATGAAAGCTGCATAGCAATAAGATTGAACTTACGGTAAATTTTTCCCTTATATTTTCTGGCACTCTAGAGAACATAAGGTCGTCTTAGGTGCTGCAGGCGTTTAGTAAACCAAGTCAAGATGCATATCAGAAAATTTCAGCAGATTATATGATTGCTCAAAGATCAAAGCTTAACAAAAAAGCAAACAATAATGCCAAGACAAAGTTTATTGAGATGTAAAGACACTTGCCACTAACCTAACAGGCCTCGTTCACTACCTGACTTTTTCTCAGGTCTGCCTACAAAGAAACCACTTAGGCTTTATCAGGTGCTAAAATCAACAAAGACATAGTCATTCTCCAATGGAAAAGATAGGACACTTGACCTGCACAATTTCTATAAAGTTAACCCCTAACTATAACTTGGTAAGATGAAGCTAAATAGTTTTCTATGGCAGAAATCCATTAAAGAATCAACTTTCCagaaacccaaacccaaacaaaATAACTGCAACCTTTCAATTTTACTTCCGAAAAGAATTGATTGATTCACATTCAAGGACACCGTATATAATGTCAGAAGTGGAGTTATGCAAAACATAGATACATCGTATATAGAACATGTTGCGAGATCGACGCGATTAAACAAAAAGTTAAACCTGAGTTCGCCCAAAGGGAACCGATCCTTGGATTTTAAGAAAGAAAACCACATGGCTATCAGATCAATTCGCTCTTGTCTGGATCATCCTTCACTCCCGAGAAACTCGCGTTCCATAATTGCTCATGGACTGAAGAAAACTGTAGAAGTCCTGATGAAATCTGATTTCAGTTCTTACCAAGCTTCTCTCTGCAGGTTCTCCGATAAGCAAACACGCTATGAAAGTATGACCTAGAGCAAAAGCAAGATAGCGGAGATGGAGGATTCGAATAAGATCTTCACTGTTTtcctaaaacaataaaacaaaggGAACtttaatgataaaattatttgacCAGTAGAAGTTAAGTTTGGTAAGTGAATAATCCTCAATCTCCGCTAAGTGAATAATCTTCAATCTCCGCCCTAAACGACGGTATCTAAGGCAGTGGCATTCTATTGAAAAAAAATGGGGTCAATTCTTATTTGTACTCCGTTTAATAGTTTAGTGGGGGATTATTGGTTTAAGAATTCTAAaggaattataaaattttgagaatccattgttattggtttacaGATTTAAAAAGTCTTATtaaaatccattgttattggtttaaagatttttaaattcCATTCAAATCCTTTGTTATTCATAAAGTTTAGTAATTATGGATTTTATCATTCTATTGAATTCTATTGTTATTGTGAGGTGAATTTCTTATGCTTTTATTCATAAATCTAGACTTTGAAAATATCATCTATTCacataagatttttgaaatctgtgtaaTAAGAAAAACATGCACATATTGCAACTAAACTCACGTGAACACATCAAACCAAACTCAATAATGGTGAATCAACTAAACACACATGATCTgtaattcattatatttttatagtttcttatttgataaaacaaccttttgattcaataatgATGAAGAAACCAAACTCACATTGATAACAAGAATGGTGTTTCAAAATCACGCCATCCACGTTTAATTCCCTCCACAAGTAATTCAATCAATACTTTTGTTTCATCCTGAGTCCAGGAATTATATTTACCTTTTTCCTTATCTTCCATTGTAATCTTATTCAAGAACTAACTAATGGTCAGAAGAAGTAATACTTGTATGTAGTTGGactagagaaggagaaggagaaaaggagaaggagaagagaagaagatatgggTATCATTGTGTCAATTACGTgatgtttatatatatggtttacctccatattttgtttttggaaatgTTCCGAAGAGATTATTATACATTGCCTTATAAgaagaaatattttgaaaataatatattatgcaAATCcttaaaaatcaataaaatctaCAAAAGTCAATACAAAGTATTTGATAGAACTTTGGAGAATATTTGTTAACTCTACTCAACTTCTAAGAATCTGTCAACTTTTAAAATCACTTAACTCCTTCTGAATTTTGATTCCAATAACCCCTCcttagattatttttatatataatgttcatctcGCGCAAGGCGTAGATCTTAACCTAATAGTTAATATAATATACTCCTTCCGTTCCACGAAGATAGACTTTTTAGCTATttcacacaaattaagaaaacacattaaactaccctaataaatgtattgttttctgtaattttcaattttcaataacttttaacaaatagtaattcaataaattcaattaattttcttgaagtttacaatttttttataaaaaaaacaaaaaaatacatctttctaaaacaaattttttttctaaaaaatctatcattaaagaacggagggagtattgtTTACTTGATTATCGTATGATATTTAATAACTAGGCATCACGCATTATCGTAATGTTTGACtgcattattttatatatttagatataatGTATTTGTGACTAATGAAACCGATTGAATCAAGTGTTTGGTTTGATTGGTTTAATACAATTGGTTTGGTCCAATTGGTTTGGTCGTTTGATTagattttaattagattaaattctaaaatcaaatatataaatagctaattattttaattagattaaattaattaaaatatttataattcaattaaaatacatataagatatgtattagttatatttatatttatattagatataaattttaaatataagttaaaattgaattaaaatttgttcctcaattaatTTTAAGTACTTTTGATGTCTACCCTCTTATCAACTATCAAGGCTTGTTTCGTTGTAAGATAGGCTTGCCAAAGCAAGGTGTCTGCAATTACATGAGTGAGGTAGATGGTAACGGTTACCTTATGAATATAAGATTGGTTCACTTGACTAAGCTATCAAAACGGTTTTGGGCTTAGAGACATAGGTTGGATAAGAAATAAGATGTCATCTCACAACCTAGAATTATATTGGATATAATTAGCAAAGTGTTGCTTACCTAAATAGCTAAACATCCGGGCGATGAGCCAAAGCTCACTCGGATTTTAGTGAAATATTGGATCTTGgattattttattcaatttgaggaaaatgttttgaatataatatgaattttCTTAATTGTTGAGATCTCTCTAATTTCTGAACATCATATTAACATTTCCCACTCTTCTATTCCAGAAATGTCAATTCCCCACTGTTCATTCTCATTACGATATGTCCTTGAGAAGGACAAATTGAATGGGTCAAACTTCCTTGAATGGTATCGAAACCTGAGAATTGTTCTCAAACAGGAGAAAAAAGACTATGTCCTAGAGAAGGTTCTTCCTGAAAAACCTAAGACCAATGTCCAACATGCTGAAAGAACAGCTTATGATAAGCATGTCAGTGATAGGGTCGATGTGTGCTGTCTTATGTTGGAAACCATGAACTCGGATTTGCAGAAGCAATATGAGAATGTGGATTCACCAATTGACATGATCACTAGCCTGAAAGGTATGTTTCAGGAGCAAGCTTGAACTGAGAGATACCAAACGGTTAAGTCTCTCATTGAGTGTAAGCtactgataccactcaaattaccctaaggagtgaattactctctcaaataagtgGTTTAggtgcagtacttagggatcgaatccacaaagagctagggaacctattaaatctagtcaagttattaattctaggtgtttgttgttttatggtttaaaagtaaatagcaatcctaattgagcaagtatattgctcgactaacaagatgattgggggtgtaactttattggaagatattagatgcatggtttctattcaggtgttagagattataatcctatagatgcctaacagttgcatgcatgatatattaaagctcaactccttaatcacagtgatcagcaatggcaatgtttcactggttaactaactagatcttggatctcaactgtcgtcttttgatcacaagaaagtgtcgatcgatgatcatatatggatatcgatcgatacacctttcgcaaatatcgatcgattgttagAAGACAATATCAATAgatgcttctagctaagccctaggcgcgggttgataatgctcactagtctcctagatcagcggttagctctctctagcagtcctagcatgacagattagattcaggacaggatgatcaaggatgcttgacacatgcaaattcttaggttcatgttctagttagcaagactaaaacaagcattaagaacaatcaatcaatgaatatcacaacttagcaaatctatagttggggctaatccctctaacctatttgaatcatgaatctaacaagtaaactactcagacataacaaagcaattcatgacacaaaatatagataaaaactgcatataATAGAATGGATGAATCagtggagttccaatcacaaatctctctatgattttctctcctaaaactctctctctcttgctgaaagcaagaatacaatggtggctcAAAAACTCCTCTttttgcctcctaacacttaggcaagtatataactattaggttaaaaacttaTCAGGgataatcttgtaatttggtgaagctttgggtttaaagtcggctggaaccaagtcgcgcgtttcgcgtctcgacatcgatcgatggtacatcatgtacatcgatcgattgcttcttcttcgtatcgacctctaatggtcagcttggatgaaatctcttttaagctcctaaatgctccataatcatcactttactccaagatactcctgaacctgaaaacatacctaataggatagaatatatagtatatagatagtaaaacacttatatatcatggatgaaaatgggtcaaatccatggtatatcaactcccccagacttacccttttgtttgtcctcaagcaaaacaaacaggtagtctctctgaaagaggtttgaaaacaacaGGGACTTAcagatttaaaacatagaaatcatcacCCCTACAATTtcgcaatccacatctaaaaagtcctaatcacaaaagcacataatgcaatatcctagcttagcaaccaaattcaaatAGTCTACAACTGAGCAAAccatgtctgacattcccctctactaacctcatttcttagcataaatataaaagtcaatgctttaccttgggagtatcgatcacaggatgcaaggattttcagacaagtatctggaactgcaggtaaaagttagttcctaatttctctctctaatttctctcttgagtcaaagtctgcttccattccagaatcagtgaccaagattggacaggcttccatgaatcaagacttaatggtggttgtcACCAAGcaatgttcacttctttttgacctatatccaagaattctttgtgaagcgagccttgaagattacCGCCTCCAAGTctcgttcgaattcttttattggaatctttatgaatcgAGCCTTAATAgttttagccaccaaatccTGTTCAGACTCCTCCTAACTAGATCCTAAGTCCTAGTTAagtaataaatttcaatttttttatttcactaactactctagggtcgaaatagagagcagaaatgtgataaatgaatctacacaaggcgttaccttccagacttgtctgaagaatccgatcccatgtataccaagccccaagacaagcgattatgttaggtttagtgttggaggtcagctttggttccttcaaacaatcaaggcaagtgtgtatagttgacaggttgatccactttagcatctttagtactatctgcagtcaataaatctagaatggtgctaaagagtggttagacattcaagtctaaataaataataagatcatagtccctttcacatagctaaacataattttattaaaatctctttataagaatcagaataaattatatcagtaaacctcctcccagacttaaattacactgtcccagtgtaacacaatcggagttatggtggaaataaatcataagtactcaatgtaacaagttaggaagataaacATGACCGGAGTGGGAATCGATTGATTTGCATCggtatgcatcgatcgtcgtatgtgattgtaggtcgatcgatgtcgacataTCGTCCACAGTCGATATGATGGTAATCATCCTACTTGGGTTTTGCAgtaaatctgaaagaatgaaaATGAAAGTAAATATTAGTAACTAAGAAGACCACTTAAAATTActtaatagtgggttgcctctcACTCAGccctttgttatagtcatttagcttgactgtggaggtATGTGGCTAGTTAGTGGAACGATAGCTACTTAttgggaaacaagcatccacttcatctctgcacattttggaccaagctgcaatgaaacttcttgtggcctcatcatttctggtcTATCTCTCATCCATCTTATGTATTGCATGTGAGATGTTATGTAGCCTTTCTAGGATGTTTTCAGTGCTGAACTGATGCCATCCTATCTTGTCGTAGGCGTATGCTGATAGCTCGTTCAGTTCCTCATGCATTGActcaattttgttttgtatcagctgctcctcgtctggtgtagacgtggtatcgatcgaGGCTacttgatataccatggatttgacccattttcatccatggtatataggtattttactatctatatactatatattctatcatattaggtatgttttcaggttcagaagtatcttggagtaaagtgatgattatagAGCATTTATGAGCTTAAATGAGTATTCATCCGAGATGACCATTAGAGGTTGATACGAAGAAGTAACAATCGATTgatgcacatccagtgtcgtcgatcgatacagaagagaagcctcgacgattgaagattatgatcgatcgatgtacgtCATGTACCATCgctcgatgtcgagacgcggaagcacgacttggttccagccgactttaaacccaagacttcaccaaattacaagattacccctgacgagttgtTAACCGAATAgatatatacttgcctaagtgttaggaggcaaaggagcttttggccacctttgtattcttattttcagcagagagttttaggagagaagatcatagagagatttgtgattggaactccattgattcatctattctattctatgcagtttttctttatattttgtgttatgaattgcttagctatgtctgagtagtttaccagttagattcagggttcaaataggttagagagATTAGCCTCAACTATAGGTTGctaccactacaagaaataaGAGTAGTAATAGCGGACGAAAAACGCTATGAATACTGTTTAATAGCGTTTCCTTGTCCGCTCTGACAGTACCCGTTATAATAGGTCTGACACTTATAATAGTGGATTGTTGGTATGCTATAGTTAAATATACAACAATAGCTAtgcaattattaatatttataataatgtgATACAAATGTTATTAAAATTCATTAATTTGATTACACCAATAGCAAAAGTAGCAAATGTTTTgtgttattaattagttttttaattacacaaaaatttattaataataattacgaattgattttttttttggtgtaatatttataaacactaaaaaatatttaaatatttacaaaaccataaaa
This region of Brassica napus cultivar Da-Ae chromosome C5, Da-Ae, whole genome shotgun sequence genomic DNA includes:
- the LOC106363349 gene encoding uncharacterized protein LOC106363349, which encodes MLCGEKISDYDMIEKTLSTFHPINVILQQQYRVNGYTRYSELMQVLLVAEQNNQLVTLNHQARPTGSAPFPEANVASSSYDNRRGRSRGRSGNRYYGRGRGRGRRFRPYDERNNKDFHENERNENGQDDKRQTGKVCYRCGMKGHWVRNCRTPKHLADLYRESQKGKEKGRGETNFISDEPGPSFHGLNDDTHLNVSDFLVEPKSIDE